A single window of Pseudarthrobacter defluvii DNA harbors:
- a CDS encoding ankyrin repeat domain-containing protein, with protein MTENTTPADAGTEAGAGHDDDALALAHTLFEAAREGNDALLGAYLDAGAPATMTNSAGDSLLMLAAYHGHAGTVALLLQHGADANAANDRGQTPLAGAAFKGYTDVARVLLGAGADPDSGAPSARAAAQMFARAEILELLG; from the coding sequence ATGACAGAGAACACCACACCCGCCGACGCTGGGACGGAGGCAGGGGCAGGGCACGACGACGACGCGCTGGCTTTGGCGCATACGCTCTTCGAGGCTGCGCGTGAAGGAAACGACGCGCTGCTGGGCGCCTACCTCGACGCCGGGGCTCCCGCCACCATGACGAACTCGGCGGGGGACTCCCTGCTGATGCTCGCCGCTTACCACGGCCATGCCGGTACGGTCGCCCTGCTCCTGCAGCACGGCGCCGACGCCAACGCCGCCAATGACCGGGGGCAGACGCCCCTGGCCGGAGCGGCGTTCAAAGGCTACACGGACGTAGCCAGGGTCCTGCTGGGCGCCGGAGCGGATCCGGATTCCGGTGCCCCGTCGGCACGGGCGGCAGCGCAGATGTTTGCCCGGGCGGAGATCCTGGAACTGCTGGGCTAG
- a CDS encoding flavodoxin family protein, translated as MEERTGGAAGGRADYSDLKAVFFNGTLKKSPQTSNTDGLIRISRRIMEKQGVSTTVIRTVDHDIASGVYPDMTQYGWATDEWPELYPTVREADILVVAGPIWLGDNSSQTKKLIERLYAHSGELNSKGQWAFYPKAGGCLITGNEDGIKHCALNVLYSLQHIGFSIPPQADAGWIGPVGPGPSYLDEGSGGPDTDFTNRNTTFMTWNLLHLARILKDAGGYPAYGNLPGEWAAGTRFDFENPEYR; from the coding sequence GTGGAAGAACGTACCGGGGGAGCAGCAGGAGGGCGGGCCGATTACAGCGACCTCAAGGCTGTGTTCTTTAATGGCACCCTCAAAAAGTCGCCCCAGACTTCCAACACCGACGGATTGATCCGCATCAGCCGCCGGATCATGGAAAAGCAGGGTGTCAGCACCACGGTGATCCGCACGGTGGACCACGACATCGCCAGCGGCGTATACCCCGACATGACCCAGTACGGCTGGGCCACCGACGAGTGGCCGGAGCTTTACCCCACGGTCCGGGAAGCGGACATTCTTGTGGTGGCCGGGCCCATCTGGCTGGGCGACAACTCCTCGCAGACCAAGAAGCTGATCGAACGCCTGTACGCCCACTCCGGTGAGCTCAACAGCAAGGGTCAGTGGGCGTTCTATCCGAAAGCCGGCGGCTGCCTGATCACGGGAAACGAGGACGGGATCAAGCACTGCGCCTTGAACGTCCTCTACAGCCTGCAACACATCGGCTTCAGCATTCCGCCGCAGGCCGACGCCGGATGGATCGGGCCCGTGGGTCCCGGACCAAGCTACCTCGATGAAGGCTCGGGCGGCCCGGACACGGACTTCACCAACCGGAACACCACCTTCATGACCTGGAACCTCCTGCACCTTGCCCGGATCCTGAAGGACGCCGGGGGCTACCCCGCGTACGGAAACCTCCCGGGCGAATGGGCAGCCGGAACAAGGTTCGATTTCGAAAACCCGGAATACCGCTGA
- a CDS encoding winged helix-turn-helix transcriptional regulator, whose protein sequence is MSHILLLTNSTGSSVDILPALELLNHRVHILPAEPTALLETDPCDVVLLDARKDLVGARSLTQLLKATGLSAPLVLILTEGGMAAVSSAWAVDDIVLDSAGPAEVEARIRLSVARAVPEQEDAPSEIRAAGVVIDEASYTARVNGAPLNLTFKEFELLKYLAQHPGRVFTRQQLLTEVWGYDYYGGTRTVDVHVRRLRAKLGADHENLISTVRNVGYRLTLVRQQEDELTEA, encoded by the coding sequence ATGTCGCACATCCTGTTACTGACCAACAGCACTGGTTCTTCGGTGGACATCCTGCCTGCCCTTGAGTTGCTGAACCACAGGGTCCATATCCTCCCCGCCGAGCCCACAGCGCTGCTGGAAACAGACCCCTGCGACGTTGTCCTGCTGGACGCGCGCAAGGACCTGGTGGGCGCCCGTTCCCTCACCCAGCTCCTGAAAGCCACCGGCCTCAGCGCCCCGCTTGTGCTGATCCTGACCGAAGGCGGCATGGCCGCGGTTTCCTCGGCCTGGGCGGTTGACGACATCGTCCTTGATTCAGCCGGCCCCGCCGAGGTGGAGGCACGTATCCGGCTGTCGGTTGCCCGTGCCGTGCCGGAGCAGGAAGACGCCCCGAGCGAGATCCGCGCCGCCGGTGTGGTCATCGACGAGGCAAGCTACACCGCCCGGGTTAATGGGGCGCCGCTGAACCTGACCTTCAAGGAGTTTGAACTCCTCAAGTACCTGGCGCAGCACCCCGGCCGTGTCTTCACCCGCCAGCAGCTGCTCACCGAGGTCTGGGGCTACGACTACTACGGCGGCACCCGCACCGTGGACGTCCACGTCCGGCGCCTGCGGGCCAAGCTCGGCGCGGACCATGAGAACCTGATCAGCACGGTGCGGAACGTTGGCTACCGCCTCACCCTGGTCCGGCAGCAGGAAGACGAGCTCACCGAAGCCTGA
- a CDS encoding thymidylate synthase — protein sequence MSIPTPYEDLLRDVLATGTHKSDRTGTGTTSVFGRQIRFDLSKSFPLITTKRVHFKSVAVELLWFLRGETNIKWMTDQGVTIWNEWADEDGDLGPVYGVQWRSWPTPDGGHIDQITELIENLKSNPDSRRHIVSAWNVSELNDMALPPCHAFFQFYVANGRLSCQLYQRSADMFLGVPFNIASYALLTCMVAQQVGLEPGEFVWTGGDVHIYENHMDQVLKQLEREPYEYPQLKITRKPASIFDYTLEDFEVVGYQHHPTIKAPIAV from the coding sequence GTGAGCATCCCAACCCCTTATGAAGACCTCCTGCGCGATGTCCTGGCCACCGGCACCCATAAATCGGACCGCACGGGCACCGGAACCACCAGCGTTTTCGGGCGCCAGATCCGCTTTGACCTGTCCAAAAGCTTCCCGCTGATCACCACCAAGCGGGTCCATTTCAAGTCCGTAGCGGTGGAACTCCTGTGGTTCCTGCGCGGCGAGACCAACATCAAGTGGATGACGGACCAGGGTGTCACCATCTGGAACGAATGGGCGGATGAAGACGGCGACCTGGGCCCGGTCTACGGCGTGCAATGGCGCAGCTGGCCCACCCCTGACGGCGGGCATATCGACCAGATCACCGAACTCATCGAGAACCTCAAGTCGAATCCGGACTCCCGCCGGCACATCGTGTCAGCATGGAATGTCTCGGAGCTCAACGACATGGCGCTCCCGCCCTGCCACGCGTTCTTCCAGTTCTACGTGGCCAACGGCAGGCTCTCCTGCCAGCTCTACCAGCGCTCGGCGGACATGTTCCTCGGCGTTCCCTTCAACATCGCTTCCTACGCGCTGCTCACGTGCATGGTCGCACAGCAGGTGGGGCTCGAACCCGGCGAATTCGTGTGGACCGGCGGCGACGTGCACATTTACGAGAACCACATGGACCAGGTCCTCAAGCAGCTGGAACGCGAGCCGTACGAGTACCCGCAGCTGAAAATCACGCGCAAGCCGGCCTCGATTTTCGACTACACGCTGGAGGACTTCGAAGTGGTGGGCTACCAGCACCACCCCACCATCAAGGCCCCGATCGCCGTATGA
- a CDS encoding NF038396 family protein, whose product MLKKPETLFVLGFMLLPLLALLSAIVGLTMILGGNKIAGAIVLVVVTQLFTFGAFFALRARKAAVLEQSDRG is encoded by the coding sequence ATGCTGAAGAAACCGGAAACCCTGTTCGTCCTGGGCTTCATGCTGCTGCCCCTGCTGGCGCTCCTGTCCGCCATCGTAGGACTGACCATGATCCTGGGCGGCAACAAGATCGCCGGAGCCATCGTGCTGGTGGTCGTTACACAGCTGTTCACCTTCGGGGCGTTCTTCGCGCTGCGCGCGCGGAAGGCCGCCGTCTTGGAGCAGTCGGACCGGGGTTAG
- a CDS encoding dihydrofolate reductase — protein MSTENSTDPQSFTEELAASSTGVGLVWAQTSDGVIGKDGDMPWHLPEDLKHFTRLTTGHPVIMGRKTWLSFPDKYRPLPGRTNIVITRQKSWANTPEAEGAVVVPSLDDALLESQFVDGGETVWILGGGEVFRQSTELANVAVVTTIDVKADGDTFAPELGPSWEATASVPPDGWLTAANGTRYRFTKWSRTEG, from the coding sequence ATGAGCACCGAAAACTCCACCGACCCACAGTCGTTCACCGAGGAACTGGCCGCATCGAGCACGGGAGTGGGCCTGGTCTGGGCACAGACATCCGACGGCGTGATCGGCAAGGACGGGGACATGCCCTGGCACCTGCCCGAGGACCTCAAGCACTTCACCCGCCTGACCACCGGGCATCCGGTCATCATGGGCCGCAAAACCTGGCTGTCCTTCCCGGACAAGTACCGTCCGCTGCCCGGGCGCACCAACATCGTCATCACCCGGCAGAAAAGCTGGGCCAACACGCCCGAGGCGGAGGGCGCCGTGGTGGTCCCCTCCCTTGATGACGCGCTCCTTGAGTCGCAGTTCGTCGACGGCGGCGAGACCGTCTGGATCCTGGGCGGCGGTGAAGTGTTCCGCCAGTCCACCGAACTCGCCAACGTCGCGGTGGTCACCACCATCGATGTGAAGGCCGACGGCGACACGTTCGCCCCGGAGCTTGGCCCCAGCTGGGAGGCCACCGCCTCCGTCCCGCCGGACGGCTGGCTGACCGCCGCCAACGGCACACGCTACCGATTCACCAAATGGTCACGGACTGAGGGCTAG
- a CDS encoding FABP family protein — protein sequence MPIEIPTDLTPELVPLSWLIGEWEGRGRLGSGDEDSEHFLQHVSFTHNGLPYLQYRAESWLTDDEGTRLRPLTVETGFWALERKQLDADGGPGLVPADIVPVLKSADEVEALRNKDGGFDISVSISHPGGISELYYGQIKGPQIQLTTDMVMRGSHSKDYSAATRIFGLVDGNLLWRWDVASGGEAGKGLEAHASAFLHRVS from the coding sequence ATGCCCATTGAGATTCCTACAGACTTGACCCCTGAACTCGTACCCCTTTCCTGGCTCATTGGTGAGTGGGAGGGCCGCGGCCGGCTGGGCAGCGGCGACGAGGATTCCGAACACTTCCTGCAGCACGTCTCCTTCACCCACAACGGCCTGCCGTACCTCCAGTACCGTGCCGAAAGCTGGCTGACCGATGACGAAGGGACGCGCCTGCGGCCACTCACGGTCGAGACCGGCTTCTGGGCGTTGGAGCGCAAGCAGTTGGATGCCGACGGCGGTCCCGGCCTGGTGCCGGCGGACATCGTGCCGGTGTTGAAGAGCGCCGACGAGGTGGAGGCGCTGCGCAACAAGGACGGCGGCTTCGACATCTCCGTGTCCATCTCCCATCCCGGCGGAATCTCCGAGCTGTACTACGGCCAGATCAAGGGTCCGCAGATCCAGCTGACCACCGACATGGTGATGCGCGGCAGCCACTCCAAGGACTACAGCGCCGCCACCCGCATCTTCGGCCTGGTGGACGGCAACCTGTTGTGGCGGTGGGACGTGGCTTCCGGCGGCGAGGCCGGGAAGGGACTCGAGGCCCACGCCTCCGCGTTCCTGCACAGGGTTTCCTGA
- the mshD gene encoding mycothiol synthase: protein MTPAHPQKWPVHVVRGGVDQQLLKDCRNLLAAAEESDGNPSISEQTLVTMRAGDSAEHTLMTLALYAPDEDSDPATAQDLAGFAVVVEEPDGDGILEIAVHPSYRNQGVADRLVGALKEVRGFDGLKAWSHGNHEAAADLAARYGYAPVRELWKMRMTTAGADLPDAGLPDGVAIRTFVPGRDEDSWLAANRAAFAHHPEQGNLTRADLEARMAEDWFDPAGFFLAEDRDGRLLGYHWTKVHPRHGAHPAIGEVYVVGVTPQAQGMGLGKALTIAGLKHLRDLGLNAVMLYVDADNSAAVALYRRLGFTRWDMDVMYGPAAG from the coding sequence ATGACTCCAGCGCATCCGCAGAAGTGGCCCGTCCATGTCGTCCGTGGCGGAGTTGACCAGCAACTCCTGAAAGACTGCCGGAATCTCCTGGCCGCCGCGGAGGAATCGGACGGCAATCCGTCCATTTCCGAGCAGACCCTGGTGACCATGCGTGCCGGGGATTCCGCGGAGCACACCCTGATGACCCTGGCGCTGTACGCGCCGGACGAGGACTCCGATCCCGCAACCGCCCAGGACCTGGCAGGTTTCGCCGTGGTGGTCGAAGAGCCGGACGGCGACGGCATCCTGGAAATCGCCGTCCACCCCTCCTACCGGAACCAGGGAGTTGCGGACAGGCTGGTGGGCGCGCTCAAGGAGGTCCGGGGCTTCGACGGGCTGAAGGCGTGGTCCCACGGGAACCACGAGGCCGCCGCCGACCTCGCCGCACGCTACGGGTACGCTCCGGTGCGTGAGCTGTGGAAGATGAGGATGACGACGGCGGGTGCGGACCTGCCCGACGCCGGGCTTCCGGACGGGGTGGCCATCCGCACCTTCGTGCCGGGCAGGGATGAGGATTCCTGGCTGGCAGCCAACCGTGCGGCGTTCGCCCACCACCCGGAACAGGGCAACCTGACAAGGGCCGACCTCGAAGCCCGCATGGCGGAAGACTGGTTCGATCCTGCCGGGTTCTTCCTGGCCGAGGACCGGGACGGCCGGCTGCTGGGCTACCACTGGACCAAAGTCCACCCCCGGCACGGTGCGCACCCGGCCATCGGCGAGGTGTATGTGGTGGGGGTGACCCCGCAGGCGCAGGGCATGGGCCTGGGCAAGGCCCTGACCATCGCAGGCCTCAAACACCTCCGTGACCTGGGGCTGAACGCCGTGATGCTTTACGTCGACGCGGACAACAGCGCGGCAGTGGCCCTCTACCGGCGGCTCGGATTCACCCGGTGGGACATGGACGTCATGTACGGCCCGGCGGCAGGCTGA
- a CDS encoding RNA degradosome polyphosphate kinase — protein sequence MNPEPSGTATSQDVAVPVRARFGSSEVPASRATQDRIDIPEFAPNLQPEGDIRPDRFLDRELSWLAFNSRVLELAEDPTLHLLERVNFLSIFASNLDEFFMVRVAGLKRRIATGLAVPSPAGLSPVEVLESISEEAHRLQERHAQVYADQIRPALAYEHIHLMQWEELDDTAQQQLSAMFAEKVFPILTPLAVDPAHPFPYISGLSLNLAVVVRNPVSDKELFARVKVPDQLPRLISIDGPRAGAVPGRVARFIALEEVIAVHLDKLFAGMEVLEHHTFRVTRNEDVEVEEDDAENLLQALEKELLRRRFGPPVRLEVTHDINPNIRALLIRELGVEESEVYSVPAPLDLRGLAVIAGIDRADLHYPKHVPHTSRYLNESETSKAANVFAAMRRRDILLHHPYDSFSTSVQAFLEQAAADPKVQAIKQTLYRTSGDSPIVDALIDAAEAGKQVLALVEIKARFDEQANISWARKLEQAGVHVVYGIVGLKTHCKLSLVVRQEVDGLRRYCHIGTGNYHPRTARYYEDLGLLTANEQVGEDLSKLFNQLSGYAPKSTFKRLLVAPRSVRSGLIDRIETEIRNARAGVPGHVQIKVNSMVDEAIIDSLYRASQAGVQVDVVVRGICSLRPGVPGLSENITVRSILGRFLEHSRVFAFANGGDPVAYIGSADMMHRNLDRRVEALVQLASPDDITYVLDLMRRYMAPGTSSWHLDNEGHWTRHHLSEDGKPLEDVQSWLLASRPRQRSLSRR from the coding sequence ATGAACCCGGAACCCTCCGGAACAGCCACGTCCCAGGATGTTGCGGTGCCTGTCCGGGCGCGCTTCGGCTCCTCAGAGGTACCGGCGTCCAGGGCAACCCAGGACCGCATCGACATCCCGGAGTTCGCGCCGAACCTGCAGCCGGAAGGTGACATCCGGCCGGACCGGTTCCTGGACCGCGAGCTGAGCTGGCTCGCTTTCAATTCCCGCGTGCTGGAGCTCGCCGAGGACCCCACCCTGCACCTGCTGGAGCGCGTCAACTTCCTGTCCATCTTCGCCTCCAACCTGGACGAGTTCTTCATGGTCCGCGTGGCCGGCCTTAAGCGGCGCATCGCTACCGGGCTGGCCGTCCCCTCCCCCGCGGGGCTGAGCCCGGTCGAGGTGCTGGAGAGCATCAGCGAGGAAGCCCACCGGCTCCAGGAACGACACGCCCAGGTGTACGCCGACCAGATCCGGCCCGCCCTGGCGTACGAGCACATTCACCTCATGCAGTGGGAAGAACTGGACGACACCGCCCAGCAGCAGCTCAGCGCCATGTTCGCGGAAAAAGTCTTCCCCATCCTCACTCCCCTTGCCGTTGACCCGGCACACCCCTTCCCTTACATCTCGGGACTGTCGCTGAATCTCGCCGTCGTGGTCAGGAACCCGGTCAGCGACAAGGAACTCTTCGCCCGCGTCAAGGTCCCGGACCAGTTGCCGCGGCTGATCTCCATCGACGGTCCGCGCGCCGGCGCGGTGCCCGGCCGGGTTGCCCGGTTCATTGCGCTTGAGGAAGTCATTGCCGTCCACCTCGACAAGTTGTTCGCGGGCATGGAGGTCCTGGAGCACCACACCTTCCGCGTCACCCGCAACGAGGACGTGGAGGTGGAGGAGGACGACGCCGAGAACCTCCTGCAGGCCCTGGAGAAGGAACTCCTGCGCCGCCGCTTCGGCCCGCCGGTCCGGCTTGAAGTCACCCATGACATCAATCCCAATATCCGCGCGCTCCTGATCCGGGAGCTGGGGGTGGAGGAATCCGAGGTGTACTCGGTGCCGGCTCCGCTGGACCTCCGGGGCCTGGCAGTCATCGCCGGCATCGACCGGGCAGACCTGCATTACCCCAAGCACGTCCCCCACACCTCGCGGTATCTGAACGAGTCCGAAACGTCCAAGGCCGCCAACGTGTTCGCCGCTATGCGCCGCCGGGATATCCTGCTGCACCACCCGTACGACTCGTTTTCCACCTCCGTCCAGGCGTTCCTGGAACAGGCAGCGGCGGACCCCAAGGTCCAGGCCATCAAGCAGACCCTGTACCGCACGTCCGGTGACTCCCCCATTGTTGACGCCCTGATCGACGCTGCCGAGGCCGGCAAGCAGGTCCTGGCCCTGGTGGAGATCAAGGCGCGCTTCGACGAGCAGGCCAACATTTCCTGGGCCCGCAAGCTGGAGCAGGCCGGCGTGCATGTTGTGTACGGCATCGTTGGCCTCAAGACGCACTGCAAGCTTTCGCTGGTGGTCCGCCAGGAAGTGGACGGGCTGCGCCGCTACTGCCACATCGGCACAGGCAACTACCACCCCCGCACCGCGCGGTACTACGAGGACCTGGGCCTGCTGACCGCCAATGAGCAGGTGGGCGAGGACCTCTCCAAGCTGTTCAACCAGCTCTCCGGCTACGCGCCCAAGTCCACCTTCAAACGGCTCCTCGTGGCGCCCCGGTCCGTCCGGTCGGGGCTCATCGACCGGATCGAGACCGAGATCCGCAACGCCCGGGCGGGAGTCCCGGGGCACGTGCAGATCAAGGTGAACTCGATGGTGGACGAGGCCATCATCGATTCGCTGTACCGCGCTTCCCAGGCTGGGGTGCAGGTGGATGTGGTGGTCCGCGGCATCTGCTCGCTCCGCCCGGGGGTTCCCGGCCTGAGCGAGAACATCACCGTCCGTTCCATCCTGGGCAGGTTCCTGGAGCACTCCCGGGTATTCGCCTTCGCCAACGGCGGCGACCCTGTGGCATACATCGGTTCGGCGGACATGATGCACCGGAACCTGGACCGCCGCGTGGAGGCCCTGGTCCAGCTGGCCAGCCCGGACGACATCACCTATGTCCTTGACCTCATGCGCCGTTACATGGCACCCGGGACCTCCAGCTGGCACCTTGACAACGAGGGTCACTGGACACGGCACCACCTGTCCGAGGACGGGAAGCCGCTTGAAGACGTCCAGTCCTGGCTGCTGGCATCCCGGCCGCGGCAGCGCAGCCTGAGCCGGCGATAG
- the ygfZ gene encoding CAF17-like 4Fe-4S cluster assembly/insertion protein YgfZ, which translates to MTTPSPLLSRPGAVEAAGADAGVAAHYGEPLREQRALAAGTAVVDLSHRGVVTVTGPDRLSWLNTLSSQQVAALKPGESSELLLLSVQGRIDFDARVVDDGATTWLIVEAAEAAPLAGYLNRMKFMLRVEIADASADWAVLGSTRAVPEWSGHLAWQDPWPHVGAGGYSYATVPEENHPGIERPWFEYLIPAAELEDAVDGRALAGVLAAEALRIAAWRPRIGAETDDKTIPHELDLLRTAVHLAKGCYKGQETIARVHNLGHPPRRLVFLQLDGSQHTLPAAGSAVLAGERKVGTVTSVAQHYEMGPVALAVIKRSVAPDDILTVLDGDEPYPAAQELIVAPDAGQVVGRQTGFLRGPR; encoded by the coding sequence ATGACTACGCCCAGCCCTTTGTTGTCGCGCCCCGGCGCCGTCGAAGCCGCCGGCGCTGACGCCGGCGTTGCTGCCCACTACGGCGAGCCGTTGCGCGAGCAGCGCGCCCTCGCCGCCGGAACCGCCGTCGTCGACCTTTCCCACCGCGGTGTGGTTACCGTCACCGGCCCCGACCGGCTGAGCTGGCTCAACACCCTGTCCTCCCAGCAGGTGGCCGCCCTGAAACCGGGGGAGTCCAGCGAGCTGCTGCTCCTGAGCGTCCAGGGCCGCATTGATTTCGATGCGCGGGTGGTTGACGACGGCGCCACCACCTGGCTGATCGTGGAAGCCGCCGAGGCCGCGCCGCTGGCCGGGTACCTCAACCGAATGAAGTTCATGCTGCGGGTGGAGATCGCCGACGCCTCCGCGGACTGGGCCGTGCTGGGCAGCACCCGTGCGGTCCCCGAATGGTCGGGCCACCTTGCCTGGCAGGACCCGTGGCCGCACGTGGGCGCCGGCGGTTACTCCTACGCCACCGTCCCGGAGGAAAACCATCCAGGCATCGAGCGGCCCTGGTTCGAATACCTGATCCCCGCCGCCGAACTGGAGGATGCCGTAGACGGGCGCGCCCTGGCAGGCGTGCTCGCCGCGGAAGCCCTGCGCATCGCTGCCTGGCGTCCCCGCATCGGCGCCGAGACGGATGACAAGACCATCCCGCACGAACTGGACCTGCTGCGCACCGCCGTTCACCTGGCCAAGGGCTGCTACAAGGGGCAGGAAACCATCGCCCGCGTCCACAACCTGGGCCACCCGCCGCGCCGGCTGGTGTTCCTGCAACTGGACGGGTCGCAGCACACCTTGCCCGCCGCCGGCAGTGCGGTCCTGGCAGGGGAACGGAAAGTGGGAACCGTAACGTCCGTGGCCCAGCACTATGAGATGGGCCCCGTGGCCCTGGCTGTCATAAAGCGCTCCGTTGCCCCGGATGACATACTGACGGTCCTGGACGGCGACGAGCCGTATCCGGCCGCCCAGGAACTCATCGTCGCCCCCGACGCAGGCCAGGTTGTGGGGCGCCAGACAGGATTCCTCAGGGGGCCACGCTGA
- a CDS encoding permease — translation MTAELQAPVRSLGSWVVGLIGIAGLVAIIAGVYASPEALVAVGIVIAAAVGIGWPHFLRIPAKKTLAAVIALPGAASAVAAALAPAPGYLDWTPTFVALGMMAVFVVQLIRGTGQAQRLESTLGCCAGVLLSCLGAGWIAGARFNGVREMLLVAAISAAVALLAGLIRWPDSIVAPLGVVLAGLAGPLAGLVLSDIAVLPAAVFGVVVGAVLASFRRLATLRGAPLNIPAALSMGLAPVSAVGSLAYFIDKLLIY, via the coding sequence ATGACGGCGGAACTGCAGGCACCCGTGCGTTCGCTGGGTTCCTGGGTTGTCGGCCTCATCGGGATCGCCGGCCTCGTCGCCATCATCGCCGGGGTTTATGCGTCACCGGAGGCGCTCGTCGCCGTCGGGATCGTCATAGCCGCGGCCGTGGGCATCGGTTGGCCCCACTTCCTGCGGATCCCCGCGAAGAAGACCCTCGCCGCCGTCATCGCCCTGCCGGGTGCGGCTTCCGCAGTGGCCGCCGCCCTGGCCCCGGCCCCGGGGTACCTGGACTGGACGCCGACTTTTGTGGCGCTGGGAATGATGGCCGTCTTCGTGGTGCAGCTGATCCGCGGCACCGGGCAGGCGCAGCGGCTGGAGTCCACCCTTGGCTGCTGCGCGGGCGTCCTGCTCTCCTGCCTCGGCGCGGGCTGGATTGCCGGCGCCCGTTTCAACGGCGTTCGCGAGATGCTCCTGGTGGCAGCGATCAGTGCCGCCGTGGCCCTGCTTGCCGGGCTCATCCGCTGGCCGGACAGCATCGTGGCGCCGCTGGGAGTAGTGCTTGCCGGGCTGGCCGGGCCACTGGCCGGGCTGGTCCTGTCGGACATCGCCGTCCTGCCTGCAGCCGTCTTCGGCGTGGTGGTGGGTGCGGTCCTGGCCAGCTTCCGCAGGCTTGCCACGCTCCGCGGCGCCCCGCTGAACATCCCCGCCGCCCTGAGCATGGGCCTTGCCCCGGTTTCGGCTGTGGGATCCCTCGCATACTTCATTGACAAACTACTCATCTACTAA
- a CDS encoding NUDIX hydrolase gives MSSDALVADQTDHPGEPVAVTAAGGIPWRINKDGLEVLLIHRPRYDDWSWPKGKIDAGETVPECAIREVWEEIGLRAPLGIPLPPIHYHVASGLKVVHYWAVKVNGNSLVPDGKEVDSVMWCAPEKAARLLSNPSDVVPLEYLRDAHERGALDTWPLLVLRHAKAKPRSSWSKAEGERPLAATGTRQAQAVGRLLQAWKPMRVVTSPWLRCVATVAPYARATGAKVKLAEGLTEHKHQRSPKKTAGVVESVLDKQRPVVVCTHRPALPTVLKQLAEHMPSHLAKLLPAHEPYLSPGEVVVCHVAAGGKKRIVAVEQFKPFDD, from the coding sequence TTGTCGAGCGATGCTCTCGTAGCCGACCAGACTGACCACCCGGGGGAACCCGTAGCCGTAACCGCTGCGGGAGGCATCCCCTGGCGCATCAACAAGGACGGCCTGGAGGTCCTGCTGATCCACCGGCCGCGCTATGACGATTGGTCCTGGCCCAAGGGAAAGATCGACGCCGGTGAGACCGTCCCCGAGTGCGCCATCCGTGAGGTCTGGGAGGAAATCGGCCTCCGTGCGCCCCTGGGCATACCACTGCCGCCCATCCACTACCACGTGGCCTCGGGCCTCAAGGTGGTCCACTACTGGGCTGTCAAGGTGAACGGCAACAGCCTGGTGCCGGACGGCAAGGAGGTGGACAGCGTCATGTGGTGCGCCCCGGAAAAGGCCGCCCGCCTGCTGTCCAACCCGTCCGACGTCGTACCTCTTGAATACCTTCGGGACGCGCACGAACGGGGCGCGCTGGACACCTGGCCGCTGCTGGTGCTGCGCCATGCCAAGGCCAAACCGCGTTCGTCCTGGAGCAAGGCGGAGGGCGAGCGTCCGCTGGCGGCCACCGGGACCCGGCAGGCGCAGGCCGTTGGCCGGCTCCTGCAGGCGTGGAAGCCGATGCGCGTGGTGACCAGCCCGTGGCTGCGCTGTGTGGCCACCGTCGCCCCCTACGCCCGGGCCACGGGTGCCAAGGTGAAACTGGCGGAGGGCCTTACCGAGCACAAGCACCAGCGGAGCCCCAAGAAGACGGCGGGCGTCGTTGAGTCGGTCCTGGACAAGCAGCGCCCCGTGGTTGTCTGCACCCACCGGCCGGCTCTGCCAACGGTGCTCAAGCAGCTGGCGGAGCACATGCCATCACACCTTGCCAAGCTGCTGCCCGCCCACGAGCCATACCTGTCCCCGGGTGAGGTGGTGGTCTGCCACGTGGCGGCGGGCGGGAAGAAACGCATTGTGGCGGTGGAGCAGTTCAAGCCCTTTGACGACTAG